A genomic stretch from Sinorhizobium terangae includes:
- the nuoG gene encoding NADH-quinone oxidoreductase subunit NuoG, which yields MAKLKVDGKEIEVPDHFTLLQACEEAGAEVPRFCFHERLSVAGNCRMCLVEVKGGPPKPAASCAMGVRDLRPGPNGEVPEVFTTTPMVKKAREGVMEFLLINHPLDCPICDQGGECDLQDQAMAFGIDSSRYQENKRAVEDKYIGPLVKTVMNRCIHCTRCVRFTTEVAGIAELGLIGRGEDAEITTYLEQAMTSELQGNVVDLCPVGALTSKPFAFTARPWELNKTESIDVMDAVGSAIRVDTRGREVMRIMPRVNEDINEEWISDKTRFIWDGLKTQRLDRPYVKKDGRLQPASWSDAFQAIKAAVANTSGDKTGAIAGDLASVEEMYALKELVASLGSENIDCRQDGAALDPSLGRASYIFNPTIQGIENADALLIIGSNPRFEASVLNARIRKRYRMGNFPIGVIGEQSELRYDYEYLGAGSETLAELLSGKAKFLATLKKAERPLIVVGQGALAGEGGAAVLANAAKLAVAVGAVGADWNGFAVLHTAASRVGALDLGFVPGKGGKSAAEMVAGTDVLFLLGADEIDLSARKAGFTVYIGSHGDNGAHAADVILPGATYTEKSGTWVNTEGRVQVGSRAGFAPGDAREDWAIIRALSDVLGRKLPFDSLGELRAKLYAAHPHFADIDAIAAGDSDEIAALAQKAGAMAKSAFASPVKDFYLTNPIARASAVMAECSALARNNFKAAAE from the coding sequence ATGGCAAAGCTGAAAGTCGACGGAAAAGAGATCGAGGTCCCGGATCATTTCACCCTGCTCCAGGCGTGTGAAGAGGCCGGCGCCGAGGTTCCGCGCTTCTGTTTCCATGAGCGGCTTTCGGTCGCCGGCAACTGCCGCATGTGTCTGGTCGAAGTGAAGGGCGGACCGCCGAAGCCGGCAGCCTCGTGCGCCATGGGTGTGCGCGATCTGCGTCCCGGCCCGAATGGCGAGGTGCCGGAAGTCTTCACGACCACGCCGATGGTCAAGAAGGCGCGCGAAGGCGTCATGGAGTTCCTGCTGATCAACCACCCGCTCGACTGCCCGATCTGCGACCAAGGCGGTGAATGCGACCTGCAGGATCAGGCCATGGCGTTCGGCATCGACAGCTCGCGCTACCAGGAAAACAAGCGCGCGGTCGAGGACAAGTATATCGGCCCGCTGGTGAAGACGGTGATGAACCGCTGCATCCATTGCACGCGCTGCGTCCGCTTCACGACGGAAGTCGCCGGCATTGCCGAGCTCGGCCTCATCGGCCGCGGCGAGGACGCCGAGATCACCACTTATCTCGAACAGGCGATGACCTCAGAGCTGCAGGGCAACGTCGTCGACCTCTGCCCGGTCGGCGCTCTCACCTCCAAGCCCTTCGCCTTCACGGCCCGTCCCTGGGAACTGAACAAGACGGAGTCAATCGACGTCATGGACGCCGTCGGTTCGGCGATCCGCGTCGACACGCGCGGCCGCGAAGTGATGCGCATCATGCCCCGCGTCAACGAGGACATCAACGAGGAGTGGATCTCCGACAAGACCCGCTTCATCTGGGATGGGCTGAAGACACAGCGCCTCGACCGTCCCTACGTCAAGAAGGATGGCCGTCTACAGCCCGCAAGCTGGAGCGATGCGTTCCAGGCGATCAAGGCTGCCGTGGCAAACACCTCGGGCGACAAGACCGGTGCGATCGCCGGCGATCTCGCTTCCGTCGAAGAGATGTACGCTCTGAAGGAGCTTGTCGCGTCGCTCGGCTCTGAGAACATCGACTGCCGGCAGGACGGTGCCGCACTCGACCCATCGCTCGGCCGCGCCAGCTACATCTTCAACCCGACGATCCAAGGTATCGAAAACGCCGATGCGCTGCTCATTATCGGCTCCAACCCGCGCTTTGAAGCGTCCGTGCTCAATGCGCGCATCCGCAAGCGCTACCGCATGGGCAATTTTCCGATCGGCGTGATCGGCGAACAGAGTGAACTGCGCTACGACTATGAATATCTCGGCGCGGGCAGCGAAACGCTTGCCGAACTCCTTTCCGGCAAGGCCAAGTTCCTCGCCACCTTGAAGAAGGCCGAGCGGCCGCTGATCGTCGTCGGCCAGGGTGCGCTGGCAGGGGAGGGCGGTGCGGCCGTCCTCGCAAATGCGGCAAAGCTCGCAGTCGCGGTCGGCGCGGTCGGTGCGGATTGGAACGGCTTCGCCGTGCTTCACACCGCAGCCTCGCGCGTCGGCGCTCTCGATCTTGGCTTCGTCCCCGGCAAGGGCGGCAAGTCGGCCGCGGAAATGGTCGCCGGCACCGACGTGCTCTTCCTGCTCGGTGCGGATGAGATCGACCTTTCGGCGCGAAAGGCCGGCTTCACCGTCTATATTGGTTCGCACGGGGACAACGGCGCACATGCGGCCGATGTTATTCTCCCGGGCGCGACCTATACCGAAAAGTCCGGGACCTGGGTCAATACCGAAGGCCGGGTACAGGTTGGTAGCCGCGCGGGCTTCGCCCCGGGCGACGCGCGTGAGGACTGGGCCATTATCCGCGCGCTTTCCGATGTGCTCGGCCGGAAGCTGCCCTTTGATTCGCTTGGCGAATTGCGTGCGAAACTCTACGCGGCACATCCGCATTTCGCCGATATCGACGCGATCGCAGCCGGCGACAGCGATGAAATTGCCGCACTCGCACAAAAAGCAGGTGCGATGGCAAAATCCGCGTTTGCGTCTCCGGTCAAAGACTTCTATTTGACGAACCCGATAGCGCGCGCATCCGCCGTCATGGCCGAATGCTCGGCTTTGGCACGCAACAATTTCAAAGCTGCGGCGGAATGA